One Mesorhizobium sp. L-2-11 genomic region harbors:
- a CDS encoding SDR family NAD(P)-dependent oxidoreductase, giving the protein MISHRDFRPAVVVIGGSGGIGRAIASVAAREHGAVVLVARSPEGLAAAASEVREAGGEAFTLELDLMAGDAPTRLEGFLSAHGLVCDVLVNSAGYGLRGATTALPIDGQLGIIDLNIHSLTELTLHFLPAMVARRRGGVLNLSSVAGFLPGPYMALYFASKGFVRSFSEALHQELRRTGVTVTCVAPGPVSTEFLARSGASQTVLFNVLPKVDADYVAERAWRGFKSGRRLVVPGISAKLVALAATLLPSAALLPLVGRLQRSGNDQCPCGSGMKFKKCCGTRQIQLRRGPRGITP; this is encoded by the coding sequence CGCACCGTGACTTCCGGCCGGCCGTCGTTGTGATTGGCGGCTCGGGTGGAATTGGCCGGGCAATTGCGAGCGTCGCTGCACGCGAGCACGGCGCGGTTGTGCTGGTTGCCCGCTCGCCAGAGGGTTTGGCCGCCGCCGCGTCTGAGGTTCGGGAGGCGGGTGGCGAGGCATTCACGCTCGAGCTGGATCTCATGGCAGGTGATGCGCCAACGCGACTAGAGGGCTTTCTGTCCGCACATGGCCTGGTCTGTGATGTCCTGGTCAACAGCGCCGGCTATGGCCTGCGGGGCGCGACGACGGCGCTGCCCATTGATGGTCAACTCGGTATCATCGATCTCAACATACATTCCCTCACAGAACTGACCCTTCATTTTCTGCCCGCAATGGTGGCGCGCCGGCGGGGCGGCGTGCTCAATCTCAGTTCTGTGGCCGGGTTCCTTCCCGGACCTTATATGGCTCTGTACTTCGCCAGCAAAGGTTTCGTGCGCTCCTTCTCTGAGGCGCTTCACCAGGAATTGCGCCGAACCGGTGTGACGGTCACATGCGTGGCTCCAGGCCCGGTGTCGACGGAGTTTCTCGCAAGGTCAGGCGCCAGTCAGACGGTGCTCTTCAACGTCTTGCCCAAGGTGGATGCGGACTATGTGGCCGAACGCGCGTGGCGAGGGTTCAAATCCGGTCGTCGCCTCGTCGTGCCGGGAATCTCGGCCAAGTTGGTGGCCCTTGCGGCGACGCTCCTGCCTTCCGCAGCGCTGCTGCCCCTGGTCGGTCGGCTGCAACGCAGCGGGAATGATCAATGTCCTTGCGGTTCAGGTATGAAGTTCAAGAAATGCTGCGGTACCCGCCAGATCCAGCTGCGCCGGGGCCCGCGGGGAATTACCCCCTGA